The following are from one region of the Stigmatella ashevillena genome:
- the ypfJ gene encoding KPN_02809 family neutral zinc metallopeptidase, protein MKWQGGRRSSNIEDRRGRGVGRPLAVGGGATTLVIAVLVYLLGGDPGDIVSQAPRNPSSQGGTGGSGDATQEPLKDFVSVILADTEDTWPDLLSGVGVTYVQPRLVLFSDAVESACGFQESAVGPFYCPGDQRVYLDLGFFRELDQRLGASGDFAQAYVVAHEVGHHVQNLLGTSERVQERRGRNRANANALSVLQELQADCFAGIWAHHAQQQRQVLEPGDVEEGLNAASAIGDDTLQRRAGGHVVPESFTHGSSEQRVFWFRRGLEQGTLEACDTFREGR, encoded by the coding sequence ATGAAGTGGCAAGGAGGTCGTCGCAGCTCGAACATCGAGGATCGCCGGGGCAGGGGGGTCGGGCGTCCCCTGGCAGTGGGAGGCGGGGCCACGACGCTGGTCATCGCGGTGCTGGTGTACCTCTTGGGCGGCGACCCGGGAGACATCGTGTCCCAGGCGCCTCGGAATCCCTCGTCCCAGGGAGGGACGGGAGGCTCGGGGGACGCAACGCAGGAGCCGCTCAAGGACTTCGTCTCCGTCATCCTGGCGGATACCGAGGACACCTGGCCTGACCTGCTCTCCGGTGTGGGCGTCACCTATGTGCAGCCGCGCCTCGTCCTCTTCTCGGATGCGGTGGAGTCGGCCTGTGGCTTCCAGGAGAGCGCGGTGGGCCCCTTCTATTGTCCGGGAGACCAGCGCGTGTACCTGGACCTGGGCTTCTTCCGGGAACTGGACCAGCGGCTGGGCGCCTCGGGGGACTTCGCCCAGGCCTATGTGGTGGCGCATGAGGTGGGACACCACGTGCAGAACCTGCTCGGGACCTCCGAGCGGGTCCAGGAGCGGAGGGGCCGCAACCGGGCCAACGCAAATGCCCTGTCCGTGCTCCAGGAGTTGCAGGCGGACTGCTTCGCGGGCATCTGGGCGCACCATGCGCAGCAGCAGCGCCAGGTGCTGGAGCCAGGCGACGTGGAGGAGGGTTTGAACGCGGCCTCAGCCATCGGGGACGACACCCTGCAGCGCCGGGCGGGCGGACACGTGGTGCCCGAGTCCTTCACCCATGGCTCCTCGGAGCAGCGGGTCTTCTGGTTCCGCCGGGGCCTGGAGCAGGGCACGCTCGAGGCGTGTGACACCTTCCGGGAGGGGCGGTGA
- a CDS encoding (2Fe-2S) ferredoxin domain-containing protein translates to MSPARPIRPLWKSGAVLVCRKCSGNKALDLRRWLKRRLKEDGHEDHIRVLRVGCLDVCPKRRVTTVVQPLPGHAGGGCFVVDPEEEGDDFYLQVLKLLGPSGPSR, encoded by the coding sequence ATGAGCCCTGCTCGCCCCATCCGCCCTCTCTGGAAGTCGGGCGCCGTGCTGGTGTGCCGGAAGTGTTCAGGAAACAAGGCGCTGGACCTGCGCCGCTGGCTCAAGCGGCGGCTCAAGGAGGACGGCCATGAGGACCACATCCGGGTCCTCCGGGTGGGCTGCCTCGACGTCTGCCCCAAGCGGCGGGTGACGACGGTGGTGCAGCCGCTCCCAGGCCACGCCGGGGGCGGCTGCTTCGTGGTGGATCCCGAGGAGGAAGGGGACGACTTCTACCTCCAGGTCCTCAAGCTCCTGGGGCCCTCGGGCCCTTCGCGCTAG
- a CDS encoding YcnI family copper-binding membrane protein: MTASPRLLLAAVAALLCTAAEAHVSVLSGPVIAGNNQELTFNVPHGCSGADTFRIEVRIPAGVTSVRPLDSMFGKAVLSKDAEGVLKSVVWTKPAADVLPGDTHLYRVSLSALLPSTPFTTLFFPTIQSCRAADGTESVVEWTAASTDHDHGGGTPPTTNPAPFVFLLPARSPGWNKYTVDQHVHDLSVFKDAQIVWTGNTAYSANPLVLSLIEKEQGTQVLKEIHPGTEIWVKY; encoded by the coding sequence ATGACCGCTTCACCGCGTCTGTTGTTGGCCGCCGTGGCCGCCCTGCTGTGCACCGCCGCCGAGGCCCACGTCTCCGTGCTCTCCGGGCCTGTGATTGCCGGGAACAACCAGGAGCTCACCTTCAACGTCCCTCATGGCTGCTCGGGCGCGGACACCTTTCGCATCGAGGTCCGCATTCCCGCCGGGGTGACGTCGGTGCGCCCCCTGGACTCGATGTTCGGCAAGGCCGTCCTGTCCAAGGACGCCGAAGGCGTCTTGAAGTCCGTTGTCTGGACCAAGCCCGCCGCCGACGTGCTGCCCGGCGACACCCACCTGTACCGGGTCAGCCTGAGCGCACTGCTGCCGAGCACGCCCTTCACCACGCTGTTCTTCCCGACGATTCAGTCCTGCCGGGCCGCCGATGGCACGGAGTCGGTCGTCGAGTGGACCGCCGCCTCCACGGACCATGACCATGGCGGGGGAACCCCTCCCACGACGAACCCCGCCCCTTTCGTCTTCCTGCTTCCCGCGCGCTCGCCCGGCTGGAACAAGTACACCGTGGATCAGCACGTTCATGACCTGAGCGTCTTCAAAGATGCCCAGATTGTCTGGACGGGAAACACCGCTTACAGCGCCAACCCCCTCGTCCTGAGCTTGATTGAGAAAGAGCAGGGCACCCAGGTGCTCAAAGAGATCCATCCGGGCACCGAGATCTGGGTCAAATACTGA
- a CDS encoding imm11 family protein has protein sequence MPMRFFDLYDNLYACSRWHLKNPTDAMGGRVDDWDFRMGSPARIEGHLKILTEQAGKPLDFSETNSRVPVVRSQVASVFAELAARDVQLIPVDVEGQPDQYLVLVATRLIRCIDEKASRIRLWTHEDGVPHKVGQYRDVRDMRIDKAKVGDAKVFRPEGWPGTLIVSGDIKAALEHLGATGTKFEEV, from the coding sequence GTGCCCATGCGCTTCTTCGATCTCTATGACAATCTCTATGCCTGTAGTCGCTGGCATCTGAAGAATCCCACAGATGCCATGGGCGGCAGGGTGGACGACTGGGACTTCAGGATGGGATCACCTGCTCGCATCGAGGGGCACTTGAAGATCCTCACCGAACAAGCAGGCAAGCCGCTGGACTTCTCTGAGACGAACTCAAGGGTCCCTGTCGTTCGCAGCCAAGTCGCTTCCGTGTTCGCGGAACTGGCTGCGAGGGATGTGCAACTCATTCCAGTGGATGTTGAGGGTCAGCCTGATCAGTATCTTGTCCTGGTGGCTACGCGACTGATCCGCTGCATCGACGAGAAGGCCTCCAGGATCCGTCTCTGGACTCACGAAGATGGCGTACCTCACAAGGTTGGCCAGTACAGGGACGTTCGTGACATGCGCATCGACAAGGCGAAGGTTGGGGATGCCAAGGTGTTCCGTCCTGAGGGTTGGCCGGGCACATTGATCGTCTCTGGGGACATCAAGGCTGCCTTGGAGCACTTGGGGGCCACAGGCACGAAATTCGAAGAGGTTTAG